The following proteins come from a genomic window of Macaca thibetana thibetana isolate TM-01 chromosome 15, ASM2454274v1, whole genome shotgun sequence:
- the TRUB2 gene encoding pseudouridylate synthase TRUB2, mitochondrial isoform X3, whose protein sequence is MEGSEEKELTLTATSVPSLVNHPLVCGPAFTHLKVGMGHRLDVRASGVLVLGVGHGCRLLTDMYNAHLTKDYTVRGLLGKATDDFCEDGRLVEKTTYDHVTREKLDRILAMIQGSHQKALVMYSNLDLKTQEAYEMAVRGLIRPMNKSPMLITGIRCLHFAPPEFLLEVQCMHETQKELRKLVHEIGLELKTTAVCSQVRRTRDGFFTLDSALLRTQWDLHNIQDAIRAAAPQVASELEKSLGPQLDTKELPSREWSWESQGPSSTLVPERGAGH, encoded by the exons TATGTGGACCAGCATTCACCCATCTCAAGGTTGGCATGGGACATCGGCTGGATGTCCGGGCTTCTGGAGTACTTG TGCTCGGCGTGGGACATGGATGCAGGCTCCTCACCGATATGTACAATGCTCATCTCACCAAG GATTACACAGTGCGTGGCCTCCTTGGCAAAGCTACAGATGACTTCTGTGAGGATGGGAGGCTGGTAGAGAAGACAACCTATG ACCACGTGACCAGAGAGAAGCTGGACCGCATTCTGGCCATGATCCAAGGCTCCCATCAGAAGGCCCTGGTGAT GTACTCCAACCTCGACCTGAAGACCCAGGAAGCCTATGAGATGGCTGTGAGAGGCCTGATCCGGCCCATGAACAAGTCCCCGATGCTGATAACCGGCATCCGATGCCTCCACTTTGCACCTCCGGAATTCCTCTTAG AGGTGCAGTGCATGCATGAGACGCAGAAAGAGCTGCGAAAGTTGGTTCATGAAATCGGCCTGGAGCTAAAGACCACTGCTGTCTGCTCCCAAGTGCGGCGCACGCGCGACGGCTTCTTCACGCTCGACAGCGCCCTCCTGAGGACCCAGTGGGACCTGCACAATATCCAGGATGCTATCCGGGCTGCTGCCCCCCAGGTAGCTTCAGAGCTGGAGAAGAGCTTGGGCCCGCAGCTGGACACCAAGGAGCTCCCCAGTCGGGAATGGTCCTGGGAATCCCAGGGCCCGAGCTCTACCTTGGTGCCGGAGAGGGGTGCAGGGCACTGA